Genomic segment of Ranitomeya imitator isolate aRanImi1 chromosome 6, aRanImi1.pri, whole genome shotgun sequence:
tgctggtgcagtcactgtgtacatacattacattactgatcctgagttacatcctgtattataccccagagctgcactcactattctgctggtgcagtcactgtatacatacattacattactgatcctgagttacatcctgtattatactccagagctgcactcactattctgctggtgcagtcactgtgtacatacattacattactgatcctgagttacatcctgtattatactccagagctgcactcactattctgctggtgcagtcactgtgtacatacattactgatcctgagttacatcctgtattatactccagagctgcactcactattctgctggtgcagtcactgtgtacatacattacattactgatcctgagttacatcctgtattataccccagagctgcgctcactattctgctggtgcagtcactgtgtacatacattacattactgatcctgagttacatcctgtattacaccccagagctgcactcactattctgctggtgcagtcactgtgtacatacattacattactgatcctgagatacatcctgtattatccaccagagctgcactcactattctgctggtgcagtcactgtgtacatacattacattactgatcctgagttacatcctgtattataccccagagctgcactcactattctgctggtgcagtcactgtgtacatacattacattactgatcctgagttacatcctgtattatactccagagctgcactcactattctgctggtacagtcactgtgtacatacattacattactgatcctgagttacatactgtattataccccagagctgcgctcactattctgctggtgcagtcactgtgtacatacattacattactgatcctgagttacatcctgtattataccccagagctgcgctcactattctgctggtgcagtcactgtgtacatacattacattactgatcctgagatacatcctgtattatccaccagagctgcactcactattctgctggtgcagtcactgtgtacatacattacattactgatcctgagttacatcctgtattatactccagagctgcactcactattctgctggtgcagtcactgtgtacatacattacattactgatcctgagttacatcctgtattatactccagagctgcactcactattctgctggtgcagtcgctgtgtacatacattacattactgatcctgagttacatcctgtattatactccagagctgcactcactattctgctggtgcagtcgctgtgtacatacattacattactgatcctgagttacatcctgtattatactccagagctgcattcactattctgctggtgcagtcgctgtgtacatacattacattactgatcctgagttacatcctgtattatactccagagctgcactcactattctgctggtgcagtcactgtgtacatacattactgatccagagttacatcctgtattatactccagagctgcactcactattctgctggtgcagtcactgtgtacatacattactgatcctgcattacatcctgtattataccccagagctgcactcactattctactggtgcagtcactgtgtacatacattacattactgatcctgagttacatcctgtattatactccagagctgcactcactattctgctggtgcagtcactgtgtacacatttTATTACTTTCCcagtattttactccagagctgcgctccctcTCAGGTTCCTGTCGCTTGCACTTTGCAGGGTGTGAGTCTGCTGAGCTGTCGGGATCGGGGGCAGCTGTCGTTCCTGGAGGGGCTGAGATCTTACACCCGTCTGCTCCTTACTGAGACCCCAGAGACTGAAGCTGAGAATCCGCTGCGTTTTCTAAGGTCTGTGGTTTTGTGTCCTCCCCAGTGCTGGGGCTTAGGCCACGGACCTGTAAGTCATATCTGACTCTATAACTGTGAGGACAGAAGAGGATCgggatggggggtggggggggggaggccTCAAAATGGGGAACGTCAATCAGAAGCGGAACCTGTAATATCCTTCCCGCTGTTCTGTGTTTTTTAGGACCGGGAGTGACCTCAGACCCCTCTATGACTTCATTACTGCTGCACTAGCGCCCTCTGCAGGTGAACAGTGGAAATGCCCGGTGCTGATTATCGATGATGTCAGTGTGCTGCTCAGTCTGGGGGTCACCACCCTACAAGTGCAAGACCTCCTCCACTACTGCAGGGCGAGCGTGTGTCACAGGTACCAGGTGTGTGCCCTCCATCATGGAAAATCCATCGTCTGtgcttacataggactgcaggtgccatctactacattatctatactcagtTATCacggtgttaggctacgttcacatttgcgttgtgtcggcggcacaacgcatgcaaaaacgcatggttttgtgacgcatgcgtccatttttgtcttgcttttggacgcaaaaaaaaatgcaacttgctgcgccaaaaatgacgcatgcgtcacaaaacgcaagacaacgcatgtccatgcgcccccatgttaaatataggggcgcatgatgcatgcgtcgccgcggctgcgcccgacgcaacgctgtgaacgtagccatatctgtggtgttacataggactgcaggtgacatctactacattatctgtcctCAGAGAGTTCTCACggttacacaggactgcaggtgaCGGCTGTCTTTCGCTCTCTCTCAGGGGGCCGTGGTttgcctgctgcagggaggtgatggATCGGAGGACTCTGATCACGAGCGGCTGCTGAAGTCTCTGTGGCACCAGAGTGGGCTGTTCTTGCAGGTGGAGGGTCTTGTCACTGGCTTCTGTAAGGATGTGCATGGACAGGTGGGTTTATCTCAGAGCAGCGCCCCCCATGGGCAGCAGTCTCGTATTTCGCCCACATCCCTGGTGTTACAATCCTTTACATGTGGGGCTGCAGTAATGAGGGGCCGTGCAGACGAGACCTATGAGCACATTGCCTGGGGCGTGCCTGCAGTCTGTCATTGTTTGCTGCTTGTGTTGTGACTGGAGCATTCTtccttgtcccccccccccccacagctgaccATCACCTGGAGGATACAAGAGCGACACCGGACGCTGATCTACCAGTACAAAATCCACGACAAGACCGTCACCTTCTTCGCCAGGGGTCTGTCTGGTGCCGTCCTGTAACCCACAGATGTGATGGCTGCTGCATCAGGAGCAGTTATCAGGGGGCACTGTGGCCGAGATTGAGGGGTGGGGGGCAGCGCACACATCTTCATGGACGGACGCGAGGAATCCATAGTGTCTGCGCTGCTGCAGttgatgtttttttttcctctcactGATATGTTGAGGATTTACGAAACCACAGAGGAGGCAAAAATAAAATGTTTTGTGGATCTCACTCGGTGCACGCGGCATGCGCCGGGCAAGGGTCCGCGATGGAGGTACGCGGCGTGTGTAGGGCCAGGGTCCGCGATGAAGGCGTGCGCAGGGCCAGGGTCTGTGATGGAGGCGTGCGCAGGGCCAGGGTCCGCGACGGAGGCACGCGGCGTGTGTAGGGCCAGGGTCCGCGACGGAGGCACGCGGCGTGCGCAGAGCCAGGGTCCACGATGGAGGCGCGCGCAGGGCCAGGGTCCGCGACGGAGGCATGCGGCGTGTGTAGGGCCAAGGTCCGCGACGGAGGCACGCGGCGTGCGCAGGGCCAGGGTCCGCTACAGAGGCACGTGGCGTGCGTAGGGCCAGGGTCCGCGACGGAGGCACGCGGCGTGCGTAGGGCCAGGGTCCGCAATGGAGGCGCGCGCAGGGCCAGGGTCCGCGACGGAGGCATGCGGCGTGTGTAGGGCCAGGGTCCGCGACGGAGGCATGCGGCGTGTGTAGGGCCAGGGTCCGCGACGGAGGCATGCGGCGTGTGTAGGGCCAGGGTCCGCAACGGAGGCACGCGGCGTGCGCAGGGCCAGGGTCCACGATGGAGGCGCGCGCAGGGCCAGGGTCCGCGACGGAGGCGCGCGCAGGGCCAGGGTCCGCGACGGAGGCACGCGGCGTGCGCATGACCAGGGTCCGCGACGGAGGCACGCGGCGTGCGTAGGGCCAGGGTCCGCGACGGAGGCACGCGGCGTGCGCAGGGCCAGGGTCCGCGACGGAGGCACGCGGCGTGCGCATGACCAGGGTCCGCGACGGAGGCACGCGGCGTGCGCAGGGCCAGGGTCCGCGACGGAGGCACGCGGCGTGCGCAGGGCCAGGGTCCGCGACGGAGGCACGCGGGGTGCGCAGGGCCAGGGTCCGCGACGGAGGCACGCGGCGTGCGCAGGGCCAGGGTCCGCGACGGAGGCACGCGGCGTGCGCATGACCAGGGTCCGCGACGGAGGCACGCGGCGTGCGCAGGGCCAGGGTCCGCGACGGAGGCACGCGGCGTGCGCAGGGCCAGGGTCCGCGACGGAGGCACGCGGCGTGCGCAGGGCCATGGTCCGCGACGGAGGCACGCGGCGTGCGCAGGACCAGGGTCCGCGACGGAGGCACGCGGCGTGCGCAGGGCCAGGGTCCGCGACGGAGGCACGCGGCGTGCGCAGGGCCAGGGTCCGTGACGGAGTTGTATTGAGCATGCCCAGTGTGTCAGAAAGCTGatgtgcacatgctcagtactccACGGCATGCTGGGTAATATATATGGACCATCGTCGGTCTAATCTACGATCTGTCACGCCGGGACGGTAGCCCTGATGTTTGGGATCA
This window contains:
- the ELP6 gene encoding elongator complex protein 6, producing the protein MYPELNGLLGADPESPERRQFTLISGHKTDAGFLLHHFLSYYLKAGCRVCFVALAQSFSHYNIIGQKLGVSLLSCRDRGQLSFLEGLRSYTRLLLTETPETEAENPLRFLRTGSDLRPLYDFITAALAPSAGEQWKCPVLIIDDVSVLLSLGVTTLQVQDLLHYCRASVCHRYQGAVVCLLQGGDGSEDSDHERLLKSLWHQSGLFLQVEGLVTGFCKDVHGQLTITWRIQERHRTLIYQYKIHDKTVTFFARGLSGAVL